One segment of Vagococcus martis DNA contains the following:
- a CDS encoding coiled-coil domain-containing protein, whose translation MKKVNKRVLVLVSMVACLMFGGIVVYASAVIWGGEDDIKGIEVVLDKLQSAVQSRDDKLKESAGKIESELSEKETLTETIKSKEQEIDELNEKQIELEVKIEELNATIETQKKNLAAKDAYREAEIAEMESYYTGEVKKYQEQVRAEEAEKNAVLEKLNNLTIEKEELDKELTRLKKASNEKDGKLEKARTDVKELREKAESILEEVNTNENDQ comes from the coding sequence ATGAAGAAAGTTAATAAACGTGTGCTGGTTTTAGTGAGTATGGTAGCTTGTTTAATGTTTGGTGGAATCGTTGTGTACGCTAGTGCTGTCATTTGGGGCGGAGAAGATGATATCAAGGGAATCGAAGTTGTTTTAGATAAATTACAATCAGCTGTTCAATCAAGAGATGATAAATTAAAAGAAAGTGCCGGCAAAATTGAAAGCGAATTATCAGAAAAAGAAACACTTACAGAAACAATCAAAAGTAAAGAGCAGGAAATTGACGAACTAAACGAAAAGCAGATAGAACTCGAGGTTAAAATTGAGGAATTAAATGCTACTATAGAAACACAAAAGAAAAATTTAGCAGCAAAAGATGCATATAGAGAAGCAGAAATCGCTGAAATGGAATCATACTATACTGGAGAAGTTAAAAAATACCAAGAACAAGTAAGAGCTGAGGAAGCAGAAAAGAATGCGGTTCTTGAGAAATTAAATAATTTAACAATTGAAAAAGAAGAATTAGACAAAGAACTTACACGTTTGAAAAAAGCAAGTAATGAAAAAGATGGCAAACTAGAAAAAGCTAGAACAGACGTAAAAGAGTTACGAGAAAAAGCTGAGAGTATTTTAGAAGAAGTAAATACAAATGAAAATGACCAGTAA
- the folD gene encoding bifunctional methylenetetrahydrofolate dehydrogenase/methenyltetrahydrofolate cyclohydrolase FolD, translating to MTVILDGKALANKMQANLANEVADWKSKGYRIPKLVVILIGEDSASKVYVKNKEKSAQKIGFHSVVRRLDESVSEAELLDIIAEYNQDETVDGILVQLPLPKHIDEENVLLAIDPKKDVDGFHPLNVGKLFVGDPDMHPCTPFGIITLLKEHNIELVGKKVVIIGRSNIVGKPLMHMMLNEDATVTITHSKTKNLKEETLTADVLVAAIGQAEFITSDYVKDGAVVIDVGMNRNSDGKLVGDVDFADVLPKVSAITPVPGGVGPMTITMLMEQTMYQGRKHCGEESHDNK from the coding sequence ATGACAGTAATTTTAGACGGGAAAGCATTAGCCAATAAAATGCAAGCAAATTTAGCTAATGAAGTGGCGGATTGGAAAAGTAAAGGCTACCGTATACCTAAACTAGTAGTGATTCTAATAGGGGAAGACAGTGCTAGTAAAGTATATGTGAAAAATAAAGAAAAATCAGCCCAAAAAATCGGATTCCATTCAGTAGTTAGAAGATTAGATGAATCAGTTAGTGAGGCGGAGTTGTTAGACATCATTGCAGAGTATAATCAAGATGAAACAGTGGATGGTATCTTAGTACAGCTACCATTACCTAAACATATTGATGAGGAGAATGTGTTACTTGCTATTGATCCTAAAAAAGATGTGGACGGATTTCATCCACTTAATGTAGGAAAACTTTTTGTTGGAGATCCTGACATGCATCCGTGCACGCCTTTTGGTATTATTACATTACTAAAAGAGCATAATATTGAGTTAGTTGGAAAAAAAGTTGTGATAATAGGTAGAAGTAATATCGTTGGAAAACCTTTAATGCACATGATGTTAAATGAAGATGCTACTGTCACTATTACTCATTCAAAAACTAAAAATTTAAAAGAAGAAACATTAACAGCAGATGTATTGGTTGCGGCAATTGGACAAGCTGAGTTTATTACATCTGATTATGTAAAAGATGGAGCAGTTGTCATTGATGTTGGGATGAATCGAAATAGCGATGGTAAACTAGTTGGGGATGTAGATTTTGCAGATGTGTTACCTAAAGTTAGTGCGATTACGCCAGTTCCAGGAGGTGTTGGTCCAATGACAATAACTATGCTAATGGAACAAACGATGTATCAAGGTAGAAAACATTGTGGAGAGGAAAGCCATGACAACAAGTGA
- the xseA gene encoding exodeoxyribonuclease VII large subunit yields the protein MTTSDYLTVTALTKYLKRKFDADPYLEKVYLTGEVSNFRARANSHQYFSLKDDKAKISAVMFKGAYQKLKFTPEEGMKVLVVGRLSLYEASGNYQIYIDHMEPDGVGALYQAYEQLKASLEKEGLFKLTHKQSLVKYPQRIAVITSPSGAVIKDIMTTIQRRYPIAQLVLFPTKVQGDDAAGEIVQQIKEVDAIGNFDTMIVGRGGGSIEDLWSFNTEEVVRAVFEARTPVISSVGHETDTTLTDLVADVRAATPTAAAELAVPVLQEELLKIREKQSRLYHALDNQLKHKRARFEKASESVIFKQPNRLYEAFYLQLDNLDRRLKQTISTQLHEKQVKWQKQSERLMVKNPSELIKRRHQERKFLELNLHRAMSQLISDKKQSLYQTTESLDLLSPLKTMGRGYSYVTKNNHIVKSVSDVKIGDEMILNVSDGQIQAEVKEIESDGKA from the coding sequence ATGACAACAAGTGATTATTTAACGGTCACAGCATTAACAAAATATTTAAAACGTAAATTTGATGCAGACCCATATTTAGAGAAAGTTTATTTGACTGGTGAAGTATCAAATTTTCGAGCCAGAGCAAATAGCCATCAATATTTTAGCTTGAAAGATGATAAGGCTAAAATTTCAGCAGTAATGTTTAAAGGGGCATACCAAAAACTAAAATTTACTCCTGAAGAGGGGATGAAAGTTTTAGTGGTTGGTCGCCTCTCTCTTTATGAGGCATCTGGTAATTATCAAATTTATATTGATCATATGGAACCAGATGGAGTAGGTGCTTTGTACCAGGCTTATGAGCAACTAAAAGCATCACTAGAAAAAGAAGGCTTGTTTAAATTAACGCATAAGCAATCATTAGTGAAGTATCCACAGCGAATTGCGGTTATCACAAGTCCGAGTGGGGCGGTTATTAAAGATATTATGACCACAATACAAAGACGTTATCCTATTGCACAGTTAGTATTATTTCCGACAAAAGTTCAAGGAGATGATGCTGCAGGAGAAATTGTGCAACAAATCAAAGAAGTAGATGCAATTGGCAATTTTGATACGATGATTGTTGGTCGTGGTGGAGGCTCTATTGAAGATTTGTGGTCATTTAATACAGAAGAAGTGGTTCGTGCTGTTTTTGAAGCGAGAACACCGGTTATTTCATCTGTGGGACACGAAACAGATACTACGTTAACAGACCTAGTAGCAGACGTACGAGCGGCAACTCCAACAGCGGCTGCAGAACTAGCAGTACCTGTGTTACAAGAAGAGTTACTTAAAATTCGAGAAAAGCAATCACGATTGTATCATGCACTTGATAATCAATTAAAACATAAACGTGCTCGATTTGAAAAAGCAAGTGAGTCAGTCATATTTAAACAACCAAATCGATTGTATGAAGCATTTTATTTACAATTAGATAATTTAGATCGACGTTTGAAACAGACTATAAGCACTCAGTTACATGAAAAGCAAGTGAAATGGCAAAAGCAATCAGAAAGATTGATGGTAAAAAATCCATCTGAATTAATTAAACGACGTCACCAAGAACGTAAATTTTTGGAACTGAATTTACACAGAGCAATGTCTCAACTCATTAGTGATAAAAAGCAATCTCTTTATCAAACGACTGAATCACTAGATTTACTGAGTCCACTTAAGACAATGGGGCGAGGATATAGTTATGTTACTAAGAATAATCATATTGTAAAAAGTGTCTCAGATGTTAAAATTGGAGATGAGATGATATTGAATGTATCAGATGGCCAGATACAAGCAGAAGTAAAAGAGATAGAAAGTGATGGGAAAGCATGA
- a CDS encoding exodeoxyribonuclease VII small subunit: protein MSKEKQTFEESMEELEQIIKGLESGDVPLETALEKFQRGVELSKECQKTLANAEKTLTKVMSQDGQEIDFEAKGD from the coding sequence ATGAGTAAAGAAAAACAAACATTTGAAGAGTCAATGGAAGAGCTTGAACAAATCATTAAAGGACTAGAATCAGGAGATGTCCCGTTAGAAACGGCATTGGAAAAGTTTCAACGAGGTGTTGAGTTAAGTAAAGAGTGTCAAAAGACATTAGCAAATGCCGAAAAAACACTGACTAAAGTAATGAGTCAAGATGGTCAAGAAATCGATTTTGAAGCAAAAGGAGACTAA
- a CDS encoding polyprenyl synthetase family protein — translation MSTYTDFVTRHVPIIEQTICTFLKKETIGEDLYDSMSYSVKAGGKKFRPLLFLATLSLVDYPITNKEYKVASSLEMIHTYSLIHDDLPAMDDDDLRRGKPTNHKQFGEAMAILAGDGLLTESFHLLSSAEIEATKLVKLVEILSSSAGTKGMIAGQVEDIEAEEQSVSLAELQLIHEKKTGALIKSAVEMACVLASVSPIIESELMTYATSVGIAFQIRDDLLDVIGDEAIIGKHVGSDEKLNKSTYVSLLGLEEAKEAFYKQCDIAKEALHRTKIELGIDNTQTLLDEILKELKEI, via the coding sequence ATGTCGACATACACTGATTTTGTGACACGACATGTACCAATCATTGAACAAACCATTTGTACATTTTTAAAAAAAGAAACAATAGGTGAAGACTTGTATGACTCTATGAGTTATTCGGTAAAAGCTGGTGGGAAAAAATTCCGTCCACTTTTATTTTTGGCGACGTTATCCTTAGTTGATTACCCGATCACTAATAAAGAATATAAAGTCGCAAGTTCTTTAGAAATGATTCATACCTATTCATTAATCCATGATGATTTGCCAGCGATGGATGATGATGATTTACGACGAGGTAAACCAACCAATCATAAACAATTTGGCGAAGCGATGGCTATTTTGGCAGGCGATGGATTATTAACGGAGTCTTTTCATCTGCTTTCTAGTGCGGAGATAGAAGCGACTAAATTAGTTAAGTTGGTAGAAATTCTATCTAGTAGTGCTGGGACAAAAGGGATGATAGCTGGTCAAGTTGAAGACATAGAAGCAGAAGAGCAATCTGTGTCACTTGCTGAATTACAATTGATTCATGAGAAGAAAACGGGAGCATTGATAAAATCTGCCGTTGAGATGGCATGTGTGTTAGCAAGTGTAAGCCCCATCATTGAAAGTGAGTTGATGACTTATGCAACGTCTGTTGGAATTGCATTTCAAATTCGTGATGACTTATTGGATGTGATTGGTGATGAGGCTATTATCGGGAAACACGTTGGTAGTGATGAAAAATTAAATAAATCAACTTATGTGTCATTGTTAGGGTTAGAAGAAGCCAAAGAAGCGTTCTATAAACAATGTGACATAGCTAAAGAAGCATTGCACCGAACAAAAATTGAATTGGGAATAGACAATACTCAAACGTTACTAGATGAAATATTAAAAGAATTGAAGGAAATATAA
- a CDS encoding TlyA family RNA methyltransferase, with amino-acid sequence MKEKVGKERVDVLLVQQGLCETREKAKRTVMAGLVCDEKNIRYDKPGEKIPITTELRLKGQVLKYVSRGGLKLEKAIEVFDIDFSNKILLDIGSSTGGFTDVALQNGAMMSYALDVGSNQLAWKLRQDERVEVMEKTNFRYSKLADFKLGQPTIATIDVSFISLKLIIPVLRDIISNDGEVVALIKPQFEAGKEQVGKKGIVRDKKVHVDVLNRMIDMMTDSRFNVMQLDYSPITGGEGNIEFLAYLKPCEEVGNYLGKETPVQLVERAHAQLNG; translated from the coding sequence ATGAAAGAAAAAGTCGGCAAAGAACGAGTAGATGTTCTTTTAGTGCAACAAGGATTGTGTGAGACAAGAGAAAAAGCCAAACGAACAGTGATGGCTGGTTTAGTATGTGATGAGAAAAATATCCGATACGATAAACCTGGTGAAAAAATACCTATCACGACTGAATTACGTTTAAAAGGTCAAGTATTGAAATATGTGTCTCGCGGTGGATTGAAACTTGAAAAAGCAATAGAGGTATTTGATATTGATTTTTCTAACAAAATCTTATTAGATATAGGTTCGTCGACAGGCGGATTTACTGATGTTGCCTTACAAAATGGAGCTATGATGAGTTATGCTTTAGATGTTGGGTCAAATCAATTAGCATGGAAACTTCGTCAAGATGAACGTGTAGAAGTGATGGAAAAAACTAATTTTAGGTATTCAAAATTAGCTGATTTTAAATTAGGTCAACCGACAATTGCCACGATAGATGTTTCATTTATTTCATTAAAGCTAATAATCCCTGTGTTGCGTGATATTATTTCAAATGATGGAGAAGTAGTTGCTTTAATTAAACCGCAATTTGAAGCTGGAAAAGAACAAGTCGGTAAAAAAGGCATAGTAAGAGACAAAAAAGTTCATGTTGATGTATTGAATAGAATGATAGACATGATGACAGACTCAAGGTTTAATGTTATGCAATTAGATTACTCGCCTATAACAGGTGGGGAGGGAAATATTGAATTTCTTGCTTATTTAAAACCTTGTGAAGAAGTAGGTAACTATTTAGGAAAAGAAACGCCCGTTCAATTAGTTGAAAGAGCTCATGCTCAGTTAAATGGATAA
- a CDS encoding arginine repressor — protein sequence MRKSERQKLIKQIIFEESVGKQEELVILLKERGIPVTQATVSRDIKELNLIKQVDEHGDFRYYLPKNDTSEKRRLEKMIETSFIKVEIMDNLVNLQLEPGVGVIIGKLVEFVYEDSLFAVVANDDKLLIITRTNEQARMLEREILSMT from the coding sequence ATGAGAAAGTCTGAACGACAAAAGTTAATCAAACAAATCATATTTGAAGAAAGTGTTGGCAAACAAGAAGAGTTAGTTATTTTATTAAAAGAACGCGGTATTCCTGTGACTCAAGCGACAGTATCTCGAGATATAAAAGAGTTGAATCTGATTAAACAAGTAGATGAACATGGAGATTTCAGATATTACCTACCTAAAAATGACACGTCAGAAAAACGTCGCTTGGAAAAAATGATTGAAACATCATTTATAAAAGTCGAAATAATGGATAATTTGGTGAACTTGCAGTTAGAGCCAGGTGTGGGTGTTATTATAGGGAAACTGGTTGAATTTGTGTATGAGGATAGTTTATTTGCCGTTGTTGCTAATGATGATAAATTACTGATTATTACACGAACGAATGAACAGGCACGTATGTTAGAAAGAGAAATTTTATCTATGACATAA